GAATCGGTGTTGTCCTGATGCAGAAAGGGCATCCCATTGCTTACATTAGTAAGTCATTGGCTCCAAAAGAATTGTGTTCTTACTTACCACTAGCTGAATGGTGGTACAACACAACTTATCATACTGCTATCAAGTGTACCCCTTATGAGGTGTTGTATGGTAAAAAAACCACCTGTTCATCTTCCTTACCTGGTTGGAGAAGCTGCTACTGAGATGGTTGATAGATCCTTGTCTGCTAGGGAGGCTGTTATTCACTTACTTAAGTTTCATATTTCACAAGCACAACAGAGAATGAGGGATACTGCCAATAAACACAGATCTGATAGATGCTTTgaggttggtgattgggtttaTTTGAAACTTCAGCCCTATAGACAGATTTTTGTGGCTGAAAGACCTTTCAATAAGCTTGCAGCTAAATACTATGGTCCATGCCCTATTGATGCTAAGGTTGGGGTTGTGGCTTACAAACTACTACTACCTGCTGATGTGATGATTCATCCTACTTTCCATGTTTCCCAATTGAATAAGTGCAGAGAAGTC
The nucleotide sequence above comes from Lycium barbarum isolate Lr01 chromosome 3, ASM1917538v2, whole genome shotgun sequence. Encoded proteins:
- the LOC132631349 gene encoding uncharacterized protein LOC132631349; its protein translation is MVDRSLSAREAVIHLLKFHISQAQQRMRDTANKHRSDRCFEVGDWVYLKLQPYRQIFVAERPFNKLAAKYYGPCPIDAKVGVVAYKLLLPADVMIHPTFHVSQLNKCREVPTIINYLPVFHLSSPYCHNPEAILERRLVKKGNKAVSQVLVK